The Colletotrichum destructivum chromosome 7, complete sequence genome contains the following window.
TTCCAGCACTATGAGCACGGAAAGGATGCGGACCCCAGCTACCCGGATCTCCTCCCCAAGGACGCCCAGGTGACGGACCTGACGCCCTCGATCGGCACGGAGGTCAGGGGCGTCCAGCTCAGCCAGCTCAGCAACGCCGGGCGCGACCAGCTTGCCCGCTTCGTGGCGGAGCGCAAGGTCGTCGCCTTCCGCGCGCAGGACTTCGCCGACCTGCCCATCGACAAGGCGCTCGAGTTCGGCGGCTACTTCGGCCGCCACCACATCCACCCGACCTCCGGGTCGCCCGAGAACTTCCCCGAGGTCCACCTCGTCCACCGCGCCGCGGGTGACCGGTCGGCCGAGAAGTTCTTCGccacgaggacgagctcCATCGCCTGGCACTCGGACGTCTCGTACGAGCAGCAGCCCCCCGGGACGACGTTCCTGTACATCCTCGACAAGCCCGAGACGGGAGGCGACACGCTCTTctgcaacgccgccgaggcgtACAACAGGCTCAGCCCGCTCTTCCAGGAGAGATTGCACGGTTTGCAGGCCGTCCATTCTGGCATCGAGCAGGTCGCCGCGTCGGTAAAGAAGGGCAGCATCAAGCGCCGCGAGCCGGTTGCCAACGTCCACCCCATCGTCCGCACGCACCCCGTGACCGGAGAGAAGGCCCTCTTCATCAACCCCCAGTGTAAGTGTTTGCTCCAACCCCCCTCGTAACCAACCTTGAACGGCTCCTGACCACTCTGCCAGTCACCCGTGAGATCGTTGGcctgaagaaggaagaaTCAGACGCCCTGCTCAAGTTCCTCTACGAGCACATTGCGTGGGGCGCCGACTTCCACGCCCGCGTCAAGTGGGAGgagggcaccgtcgtcgtctgggATAACCGCGTTACTCAGCACTCCGCCCTGATTGACTGGAACAACGGCTCACGGAGGCACCTGGCCAGAATCACGCCGCAGGCCGAGAGGCCGTACGAGACCCCCTTCAAGGGTTGAGAGGCGGTAGCTAGGACGGGAGAGCTGGTGGTATGAAGCATGTACATCAAAGGCCGGTTGAGGTGAGGAAGTCGGGGCCAAGTAGGCCAGGCCCCAAGCAGTGGGTTGAAAGCTGCAAAACCAGTCCTGATAGAGTACTGGTGTTATGATGAATGCCAAATTGTTATGATATGAAACCCGAAACTAAAACAACGCGTCATACCCGCTGCAAGGAGAATTTTCCAGAGTCGTTGTTTTCCTATTGTGGCACATGGTTTCTGGCCCGTGGGTtggtgacgccgacgacttGATATGCTACGAGGGATAAGACGGGTGAAAGCATCTAGAGTCTAAGAACACGACGACGATTCTTCGCGCCTTAGCTTGTATggtttcctttctttctcggAGAACAGACTCAAGCATGGTTCATCGCGCGGTGGACCAATGTTTAACCAAAATCGATGGTAGTTACAAATTGAGTTTTTACTATCTTTCTTCTGTCGCCGATAAGGTCCGTACTGATACAGACACCTGCTTCAGGCTTGGAACGATAAGCCCGAACAGCATTTGAATGATGAGTAAAGTGAGTGAGTATTCGGGTTGACGAATGCCTTGGCATGTGTTCCGCGGTCAACCCAAGAGGCTGGGCACTCCGGCGCGGGTTGCCTTTGTGACGCTGTTATGTGATTGGCCAATTGTCTCTCCATCACCGGCCCAAAGGTCTGTCGCAATGGCATGGCTGTCATCACGCCATGGCTACTCCAAGCCCCCCCAAGCCTCTTTCGTTAATAACTCGACAGTCGTGTGGGTGTTCATGCCCGTCCCAAAACCGCCAGAGCGATACCAGAGGTGGACATGGATCATCCCTCGCCATTGAACGCACTATCCACACGCGGCAATTGGCTCGTCATCTTACGGCTTTGCGCAGATTTCCCCAAGTTCGGCATCCAGACCCCCTCGagcgcttctctctccccgaTCCCGACCCCATGAATCTTGACGGGATTCCTCCCGCCTGGCTTACTACTAGACCTTTCTCATTGGGCTTGGATTCCCAAGGTCGGTTAGGAGCTCTAGCGCACACTGCCACAGGCGAAGATTGCTGCTGCCCAGCTCTAGACGACGACATTGAACATGGCCCCGGGGGCCACAATGCATcacacccccccccacgCTATTCAGCACGACTCGCTGGGCCATTGACGGGCAGCGCAATACATTGCAGCAATTGCACCATAGATAAGAGGTTTGATTTGCTGAAAGGGGGGGACGACTTGAATATGAGGTGATCGCTTGGGCCCATCGCGACAACGAGAAAggttttctctctttcatCGTCTCGTTCGCCACCCCCTTGTCCTTCAACGTCGGGAAGGGGGAGCGAGCATTGGGATGGATCGGGCTTGGGTCCAACACCCAGATAACCGGGACCGCGGAGGGAATGTATAAAGGTTCTTGCATCTCCGCGGACCGGACCTCGTTTCCGGTACGTGCGCGGTCGTGATGCTGTTAGTGAAGCTGTAAAAAGGCCTCCAAAAGAT
Protein-coding sequences here:
- a CDS encoding Putative TauD/TfdA-like domain, taurine dioxygenase TauD-like superfamily, with product MAPSATATATVTDPVNLPVNNLRLYADGSGDYKELSPTTYDKDAEAKGGDGHEGAKYPHYLPTWNPEQQYPPLQPFQHYEHGKDADPSYPDLLPKDAQVTDLTPSIGTEVRGVQLSQLSNAGRDQLARFVAERKVVAFRAQDFADLPIDKALEFGGYFGRHHIHPTSGSPENFPEVHLVHRAAGDRSAEKFFATRTSSIAWHSDVSYEQQPPGTTFLYILDKPETGGDTLFCNAAEAYNRLSPLFQERLHGLQAVHSGIEQVAASVKKGSIKRREPVANVHPIVRTHPVTGEKALFINPQFTREIVGLKKEESDALLKFLYEHIAWGADFHARVKWEEGTVVVWDNRVTQHSALIDWNNGSRRHLARITPQAERPYETPFKG